One segment of Dolichospermum sp. DET69 DNA contains the following:
- a CDS encoding type II toxin-antitoxin system RelE/ParE family toxin has translation MNHFRISKLAEKDLEDIWIYLAQQNEILADQKIAQILDKFPMLAQFPNMGTKRDELQTGLRSFPVKPYIIFYTQNSASLEIVRIFHQSRDIENQFSDQ, from the coding sequence ATGAATCACTTTCGGATTTCCAAACTAGCAGAGAAAGATTTAGAAGATATTTGGATTTATCTCGCTCAACAAAATGAAATATTAGCAGACCAAAAAATTGCACAAATTCTTGATAAATTTCCGATGTTAGCTCAATTTCCTAATATGGGAACAAAAAGAGACGAACTACAAACAGGACTTCGTAGTTTTCCTGTTAAGCCATATATTATATTCTATACTCAAAATTCTGCAAGTTTAGAAATTGTGAGGATTTTTCATCAATCTAGAGATATAGAAAATCAATTTTCAGATCAGTAG
- a CDS encoding phosphoribulokinase — translation MSKPERVVLIGVAGDSGCGKSTFLRRLIDLFGEEFMTVICLDDYHCLDRIQRKETGITALDPRANNFDLMYEQIKALKEGHGVSKPIYNHETGMIDPPEWIEPNHIVVVEGLHPLYDERVRELLDFSVYFDISDEVKIAWKIQRDMAERGHRYEDVLAQINSRKPDFEKFIEPQREFADVVLQVLPTNLIKNDTERKVLRVRMLQREDKEGFEPSYLFDEGSTIQWTPCGRKLTCSYPGMQLYYGSDVYYGRYVTVLEVDGQFDNLDEVIYIETHLSKTSTKYQGEMTHLLLQHREYPGSNNGTGLFQVLTGLKMRAAYERLTATEAKLAVQV, via the coding sequence ATGAGTAAGCCGGAACGCGTGGTACTAATTGGAGTAGCTGGAGACTCTGGGTGCGGTAAGTCTACGTTTTTACGTCGGTTGATTGATTTATTTGGTGAAGAATTTATGACAGTTATCTGTTTAGATGACTATCATTGTTTAGATCGTATACAACGTAAAGAAACAGGGATAACTGCACTTGATCCTAGAGCCAATAATTTTGACCTAATGTATGAGCAAATTAAAGCTCTTAAAGAAGGTCATGGAGTAAGTAAGCCGATTTATAACCACGAAACTGGCATGATTGATCCACCAGAGTGGATTGAACCAAATCATATTGTCGTAGTAGAAGGACTGCATCCTTTATATGATGAGCGAGTAAGAGAATTGCTAGATTTCAGCGTTTATTTTGATATCAGTGATGAAGTCAAAATTGCTTGGAAAATTCAACGAGATATGGCTGAAAGAGGCCATCGCTATGAAGATGTTCTCGCACAAATCAATTCTCGTAAACCTGATTTTGAAAAATTCATCGAACCCCAAAGAGAATTTGCTGACGTAGTTCTGCAAGTATTACCTACAAACTTAATTAAAAACGATACAGAACGTAAAGTTTTGCGGGTACGGATGTTACAACGGGAAGATAAAGAAGGCTTTGAGCCAAGTTACCTGTTTGATGAAGGTTCAACAATTCAGTGGACTCCTTGCGGTCGCAAATTAACCTGTTCTTACCCCGGTATGCAGCTTTACTACGGTTCTGATGTTTACTATGGTCGTTACGTCACAGTTTTAGAAGTAGACGGTCAATTTGATAATCTCGATGAAGTAATTTACATCGAAACTCATTTAAGCAAAACATCCACCAAATATCAAGGTGAGATGACTCACTTGTTACTACAACACCGTGAATATCCAGGTTCTAACAATGGTACTGGTTTATTCCAAGTATTGACAGGTTTGAAAATGCGTGCCGCTTATGAGCGGTTGACAGCTACAGAAGCAAAACTAGCAGTTCAAGTCTAA
- a CDS encoding ferredoxin-NADP reductase, with product MYNQGAVEGAASIESGSRVFVYEVMGLRQSEETDQTNYPIRKSGSVFIRVPYNRMNQEMRRITRLGGKIVGIEPLKVLALVNSKVELATADVTVSTEVKAVELAIADVTVSTEVKAVELATADVTVSTEVKAVELAIADVTVSTEVKAEVNVKNEAHGKATPVSNTSEAKGFAKTPGKEKKGNTMTQAKAKKDAHIDVPVNIYRPNAPFIGKCISNETLVKEGGIGIVQHLKFDLSAGNLRYLEGQSIGIIPPGVDKNGKPEKLRLYSIASTRHGDNLDDKTISLCVRQLEYKHPETGETVYGVCSSYLTKIKPGDDVKITGPVGKEMLLPEDPEANVIMLATGTGIAPMRTYLWRMFKDAERAANPEYHFKGFSWLLFGVPTSPNILYQEELEAMQAKYPQNFRLTYAISREQNNPTGGRMYIQDRVAEHADELWQLIKNEKTHTYICGLRGMEEGIDAALSAAAAKEGVVWSDYQKEMKKAHRWHVETY from the coding sequence ATGTACAATCAAGGTGCTGTTGAGGGTGCTGCCAGTATAGAATCAGGTAGCCGCGTCTTCGTTTACGAAGTTATGGGTTTGCGTCAGAGTGAAGAAACTGATCAAACCAACTACCCAATTCGTAAAAGTGGCAGTGTATTCATCAGAGTACCTTACAACCGCATGAATCAAGAAATGCGACGGATCACTCGCCTGGGCGGTAAAATTGTTGGTATCGAACCTCTTAAAGTTTTAGCTCTAGTCAACAGCAAAGTTGAATTGGCAACTGCTGACGTTACAGTTAGCACAGAAGTCAAAGCTGTTGAATTGGCAATTGCTGACGTTACAGTTAGCACAGAAGTTAAAGCTGTTGAATTGGCAACTGCTGACGTTACAGTTAGCACAGAAGTCAAAGCTGTTGAATTGGCAATTGCTGACGTTACAGTTAGCACAGAAGTTAAAGCTGAGGTAAATGTTAAGAATGAGGCACATGGTAAAGCCACACCTGTAAGTAATACTAGTGAAGCGAAAGGCTTTGCTAAAACACCTGGTAAGGAAAAAAAAGGTAACACCATGACTCAAGCAAAAGCTAAAAAAGATGCTCATATTGATGTTCCTGTGAACATTTATCGTCCTAATGCTCCGTTTATTGGTAAGTGTATCTCTAATGAAACTTTAGTTAAAGAAGGCGGAATTGGTATTGTTCAACACCTCAAGTTTGACCTGTCTGCTGGAAACTTGCGGTATTTAGAAGGTCAAAGTATCGGGATTATTCCCCCTGGTGTAGATAAGAACGGTAAGCCTGAAAAACTCAGACTTTATTCGATTGCTTCTACTCGTCACGGCGACAATCTAGATGATAAAACAATATCTTTGTGTGTTCGGCAGTTAGAGTACAAGCATCCAGAAACTGGTGAAACAGTTTACGGTGTTTGTTCTAGCTATTTGACTAAAATCAAACCCGGTGATGATGTCAAAATCACAGGTCCTGTTGGTAAAGAAATGTTGTTGCCTGAAGATCCTGAAGCTAATGTGATTATGTTGGCAACAGGTACAGGTATTGCGCCAATGCGGACTTACCTGTGGCGGATGTTTAAGGATGCAGAAAGAGCAGCTAATCCAGAATATCATTTTAAAGGATTTTCTTGGTTGCTGTTTGGTGTGCCAACATCTCCCAATATTCTCTATCAAGAGGAATTGGAAGCAATGCAAGCGAAATATCCTCAAAACTTCCGTCTCACCTATGCTATCAGCCGGGAACAAAATAATCCCACAGGTGGCAGAATGTACATCCAAGACCGTGTGGCCGAACACGCTGATGAATTGTGGCAGTTAATTAAAAACGAAAAAACTCACACTTACATCTGCGGTTTGCGCGGTATGGAAGAAGGCATTGACGCAGCTTTGAGTGCTGCTGCGGCCAAAGAAGGTGTAGTTTGGAGTGATTATCAAAAAGAAATGAAGAAAGCTCACCGCTGGCACGTAGAAACATACTAA
- a CDS encoding homoserine dehydrogenase — protein MAVKLGILGLGTVGTGTVQLLQDKVGRHPLLQEIEIYRVGVRSLTKPRSVELSSEVITTDLEAIVNDPAVDIVVELLGGLEPAKTLILTALKNGKHVVTANKAVISRFGAEIFTAANEAGVYVLLEAAVGGGIPVIQPLKQSLSVNRINAIIGIVNGTTNYILTRMQTEGSEFDDVLADAQKLGYAEADPTADVDGLDAGDKIAILASLGFDGRINREDVYCEGISQVTKTDITYAAKLGFVIKLLGIAQHLDIDNSQLSVRVHPTLVPQNHPLASINGVYNAILVEGEPIGQVMLFGPGAGAGATASAVSSDILNLVATLKTNTTKPNPLLACRHQHYSQITPISELVTRFYTRFLSKDQAGVIGRLGTCFGNYGVSLESVVQTGFQGELAEIVVVTHNVREGDFRQALAEIQAMASIDSIPSVLRVL, from the coding sequence GTGGCTGTCAAATTAGGAATACTTGGATTAGGTACAGTAGGAACGGGGACAGTACAACTGTTGCAAGACAAGGTAGGCCGTCATCCACTGTTACAGGAAATTGAAATCTATCGGGTGGGTGTGCGATCGCTCACTAAACCCCGGTCTGTAGAATTATCCTCAGAGGTGATAACTACAGATTTAGAAGCTATTGTTAATGATCCAGCCGTAGATATAGTTGTCGAGTTGTTGGGGGGATTAGAACCTGCAAAAACACTAATCCTAACAGCCCTAAAAAATGGTAAGCACGTTGTCACGGCTAATAAAGCCGTAATTTCTCGGTTTGGTGCAGAAATATTTACCGCTGCTAATGAAGCAGGTGTTTATGTGTTGCTAGAAGCAGCCGTTGGTGGTGGTATCCCTGTGATTCAACCCCTAAAGCAATCTTTAAGCGTTAATCGCATTAATGCTATAATAGGTATTGTCAATGGCACAACTAACTACATCCTTACTAGGATGCAAACAGAAGGTAGTGAATTTGATGATGTCCTAGCAGATGCTCAGAAATTAGGTTATGCTGAAGCTGACCCGACAGCAGATGTTGATGGTTTAGATGCAGGTGATAAAATTGCTATTTTGGCATCTTTAGGATTTGATGGGCGAATTAATCGTGAAGATGTTTATTGTGAAGGAATTAGCCAAGTTACAAAAACAGATATTACCTATGCTGCTAAATTAGGATTTGTCATTAAATTACTAGGCATAGCTCAACATTTAGATATAGATAACTCCCAGCTTTCCGTCAGAGTTCATCCTACCCTAGTCCCCCAAAATCATCCTTTAGCTAGTATCAATGGTGTTTATAATGCCATTCTGGTAGAGGGAGAACCCATTGGCCAGGTGATGTTATTCGGTCCTGGGGCTGGTGCGGGTGCTACCGCTAGTGCTGTATCATCAGATATATTAAATCTTGTCGCCACCCTAAAAACCAATACAACTAAACCAAATCCTCTCTTAGCTTGTAGACATCAACATTATTCGCAAATTACCCCCATTTCCGAGTTAGTAACCCGGTTTTATACCCGTTTCCTCAGCAAAGATCAAGCGGGAGTCATTGGCAGATTGGGAACTTGTTTTGGTAATTATGGCGTGAGTTTAGAGTCAGTAGTACAAACTGGCTTTCAGGGAGAACTCGCAGAAATTGTAGTTGTCACTCACAATGTCCGAGAAGGGGACTTTAGACAAGCTTTGGCAGAAATTCAAGCTATGGCATCAATAGACAGTATCCCCAGCGTTTTACGAGTGTTATAA